From the genome of Solidesulfovibrio carbinolicus, one region includes:
- a CDS encoding FAD-dependent oxidoreductase — translation MSRKRIVVIGGTAAGPKAAARAKRLDENAEVTLLQKAPNLSMASCGYPYYVAGSVKERDMLLCTPAGVVRDPAFFAGAKGVAALTGTEVTAIDRAAHTVAWKRTATGEIGHLPYDKLIIATGSSPKVPPIPGRELAGVTTLATLEDADGLREKAKAMQGGKAVIVGGGLIGMETCEALTDAGMAVTVVEALPQILGFLDPELALLVENHAKAKGAAVLTGVGISEILGANGAVTGVRLADGRELPCSLVVLAIGVAPNVALAKAAGLELGTTGGIKTDAHMRTSDPDIYAAGDCVEVTNRLTGKPMLAPYGDLANLEGRVAGENAVLGDTATFPGTIGSGICKVFDFAAGATGLSERRAREAGIDVVTALNASPDIPGFMGAKPIVSKIVVEAATGRILGFACVGAGNVNRQVAEMAMAILGGLTVDDVSMADLPYAPPYSLAIDHAIATAHIVQNKLRGLMRGQSPLAVKDRLDNGEKPLLLDVRGPKEYEEMRLGLGEKLVPLGQLRKRLGELPEDKHAPIVAYCKVSMRGYEAQRVLEAAGYDNVTVMEGGLAAWPFAREK, via the coding sequence ATGAGCAGAAAACGTATCGTCGTCATTGGCGGCACCGCCGCCGGACCCAAAGCCGCCGCCCGGGCCAAACGCCTGGACGAAAATGCCGAAGTCACCCTGCTGCAAAAAGCCCCCAACCTCTCCATGGCCTCCTGCGGCTACCCGTATTACGTCGCCGGCAGCGTCAAGGAGCGCGACATGCTCCTGTGCACCCCGGCCGGCGTGGTGCGCGACCCGGCCTTTTTCGCCGGAGCCAAGGGAGTGGCCGCCCTGACCGGCACGGAAGTCACGGCCATCGACCGCGCCGCCCATACCGTGGCCTGGAAACGGACCGCCACCGGCGAGATCGGCCATCTGCCCTACGACAAGCTCATCATCGCCACCGGCTCCAGTCCCAAGGTGCCGCCCATCCCGGGCCGCGAACTGGCCGGCGTCACGACCCTGGCGACTCTGGAGGACGCCGACGGCCTGCGCGAAAAAGCCAAGGCCATGCAGGGCGGCAAAGCCGTCATCGTCGGCGGCGGGCTGATTGGCATGGAAACCTGCGAGGCCCTGACCGACGCGGGCATGGCCGTCACCGTGGTCGAAGCCCTGCCCCAGATTCTCGGGTTTCTCGATCCCGAACTGGCGCTGCTCGTTGAAAACCACGCCAAGGCCAAGGGCGCGGCCGTGCTGACTGGTGTGGGCATAAGCGAAATCCTGGGCGCAAACGGCGCGGTTACGGGCGTGCGGCTGGCCGACGGCCGCGAATTACCCTGCTCGCTGGTGGTGCTGGCCATCGGCGTGGCCCCCAATGTTGCCCTGGCCAAGGCCGCCGGCCTGGAACTCGGAACCACCGGCGGCATCAAGACCGACGCCCACATGCGCACCTCCGACCCGGACATCTACGCCGCCGGCGACTGCGTGGAAGTGACCAATCGCCTGACCGGCAAGCCCATGCTCGCGCCCTACGGCGATCTGGCCAACCTCGAAGGCCGGGTGGCCGGCGAAAACGCGGTCCTCGGCGATACGGCGACCTTCCCCGGAACCATCGGCAGCGGCATCTGCAAGGTGTTCGATTTCGCAGCCGGCGCAACCGGCCTGTCCGAACGCCGGGCCAGGGAAGCCGGCATCGACGTGGTCACGGCCCTAAACGCCAGCCCGGACATCCCGGGCTTCATGGGGGCCAAGCCCATCGTCTCCAAGATCGTGGTCGAGGCCGCCACCGGCCGCATCCTCGGGTTTGCCTGCGTCGGCGCGGGCAACGTCAACCGCCAGGTGGCCGAAATGGCCATGGCCATCCTCGGCGGCCTCACCGTGGACGACGTGTCCATGGCCGATCTGCCCTACGCCCCGCCCTACTCCCTGGCCATCGACCACGCCATCGCCACGGCCCACATCGTCCAGAACAAGCTGCGTGGGCTGATGCGCGGCCAGTCTCCCCTGGCGGTCAAGGACCGGCTGGACAACGGCGAAAAACCGCTTCTGCTCGATGTTCGCGGCCCCAAGGAATACGAGGAAATGCGCCTGGGCCTGGGCGAAAAGCTCGTTCCCCTGGGCCAGCTCCGCAAACGCCTGGGCGAGTTGCCCGAAGACAAACACGCCCCCATTGTGGCCTACTGCAAGGTGTCCATGCGCGGCTACGAAGCCCAGCGGGTTCTTGAGGCCGCCGGCTACGACAACGTCACGGTCATGGAAGGCGGCCTGGCCGCCTGGCCGTTCGCGCGCGAGAAATAG
- a CDS encoding secondary thiamine-phosphate synthase enzyme YjbQ, whose protein sequence is MKSFRKELWFNVPGRRGFVNITRDVEACLKESGVTEGLCLVNAMHITASVFINDDESGLHHDYEVWLEKLAPHEPVSGYRHNVGEDNVDAHMKRQIMGREVVVAITEGRLDFGTWERIFYGEFDGRRKKRVLVKIIGE, encoded by the coding sequence ATGAAAAGCTTTCGCAAGGAACTGTGGTTCAATGTCCCCGGCCGCCGGGGATTTGTGAACATCACCCGCGACGTGGAGGCCTGCCTCAAGGAATCCGGCGTCACCGAAGGCCTGTGTCTGGTCAACGCCATGCACATCACGGCTTCGGTATTTATCAACGACGATGAATCTGGCCTGCACCACGATTACGAAGTCTGGCTGGAAAAGCTCGCCCCCCACGAACCCGTGTCCGGCTACCGCCACAACGTCGGCGAGGACAATGTCGACGCCCACATGAAGCGCCAGATCATGGGCCGCGAGGTCGTGGTGGCCATAACCGAAGGCCGCCTGGACTTCGGAACCTGGGAGCGCATCTTCTACGGCGAGTTCGACGGCCGGCGTAAAAAGCGCGTGCTGGTCAAAATCATCGGGGAATAG